One stretch of Micromonospora echinospora DNA includes these proteins:
- a CDS encoding cold-shock protein, with product MATGTVKWFNSEKGFGFIEQDGGGPDVFVHYSAIQSNGYRELNEGQKVEFEVTQGQKGPQADNVRPM from the coding sequence ATGGCAACCGGCACGGTCAAGTGGTTCAACTCGGAAAAGGGCTTCGGCTTCATCGAGCAGGACGGCGGAGGCCCGGACGTGTTCGTCCACTACTCGGCCATCCAGAGCAATGGCTACCGCGAGCTGAACGAGGGTCAGAAGGTCGAGTTCGAGGTGACCCAGGGCCAGAAGGGCCCGCAGGCGGACAACGTCCGTCCGATGTAG
- a CDS encoding MFS transporter produces MTAPASTAGPAAPPRGGLFRHRDFRLLWTGHTVSAVGSNMTTVALPLVAVAVLDATTFQVAVLTAAAWLPWLLAGLPVGAWVDRVRRRPVMIAADLAAAALFASVPLAALAGLLTIGHLLMVALGAGLARVFFETADQVYLPTLLRPEQVPEANARLHATQTASYLVGPGLAGLVAQLVGAVTAVALDALTFLLSALCLRRISAVEVRPHRPDGSTSLRREVAAGLRFVVRDPYLRVLTVFGAASNIGLTGYQAVLVVFLVRSAELPAGLVGLLIGLASLGGVIGAALAARLARRIGSARTVLVAGALTGPPALLIPLAGPGGRTAWLVLGGVLVSLGVAVGNVVKGSFRQTYTPHRLLGRVTVSMHLLNYGTIPLAALLAGTLGAAWGPGGAIRAMTAWLALTPLILLAGPLRRRRDLPAAPS; encoded by the coding sequence GCCGGCCGCCCCGCCGCGCGGCGGGCTGTTCCGGCACCGCGACTTCCGGCTGCTCTGGACCGGCCACACGGTGAGCGCCGTGGGCAGCAACATGACCACTGTGGCGCTGCCCCTGGTCGCGGTCGCGGTGCTCGACGCCACCACCTTCCAGGTGGCGGTGCTCACCGCCGCGGCGTGGCTGCCCTGGCTGCTCGCCGGCCTGCCGGTCGGGGCGTGGGTCGACCGGGTCCGCCGCCGCCCGGTGATGATCGCCGCCGACCTCGCCGCCGCGGCGCTGTTCGCCAGCGTGCCGCTGGCCGCCCTGGCCGGGCTGCTCACCATCGGGCACCTGCTGATGGTGGCGCTCGGCGCCGGCCTGGCCCGGGTCTTCTTCGAAACCGCCGACCAGGTCTACCTGCCCACGCTGCTGCGTCCCGAGCAGGTGCCCGAGGCCAACGCCCGGCTGCACGCCACACAGACCGCGAGCTACCTCGTCGGGCCCGGACTGGCCGGTCTCGTCGCCCAGCTCGTCGGCGCGGTGACCGCTGTGGCGCTGGACGCGCTCACCTTCCTGCTGTCCGCGCTCTGCCTGCGCCGGATCAGCGCGGTCGAGGTCCGCCCGCACCGTCCGGACGGGTCGACGTCGCTGCGCCGCGAGGTCGCCGCCGGACTGCGGTTCGTCGTCCGCGACCCGTACCTGCGGGTGCTGACGGTCTTCGGGGCGGCGAGCAACATCGGGCTCACCGGCTACCAGGCGGTGCTCGTGGTGTTCCTGGTGCGCTCGGCCGAACTCCCGGCGGGCCTGGTCGGCCTCCTGATCGGACTCGCCAGCCTCGGCGGCGTGATCGGGGCCGCGCTCGCCGCGCGCCTGGCCCGCCGGATCGGCAGCGCCCGGACGGTGCTGGTCGCCGGCGCCCTCACCGGGCCGCCCGCGCTGCTCATCCCGCTGGCCGGACCCGGCGGGCGCACGGCGTGGCTGGTGCTCGGCGGTGTGCTGGTGAGCCTGGGCGTCGCGGTCGGCAACGTGGTGAAGGGCAGCTTCCGGCAGACGTACACGCCGCACCGGCTGCTCGGCCGCGTCACGGTGAGCATGCACCTGCTCAACTACGGCACGATTCCACTGGCCGCCCTGCTCGCCGGCACGCTGGGCGCGGCCTGGGGGCCGGGCGGCGCGATCCGGGCGATGACCGCGTGGCTGGCGCTGACCCCGCTGATCCTGCTGGCCGGGCCACTACGGAGACGGCGCGACCTGCCGGCCGCGCCGTCCTGA